In a genomic window of Halobiforma lacisalsi AJ5:
- a CDS encoding winged helix-turn-helix domain-containing protein: MSRSRTESDEVDSTTVLSALGNKYSAEILCAAGTPKSAQALSEDVEIPIATCYRRIEELVDAGLLTCEGRRLSEKGRRTNIYRRTLDEIEIDFSDDAPDCSKKRRTEAKNRLQDQLDD; the protein is encoded by the coding sequence ATGTCACGTAGTCGGACGGAATCGGACGAGGTGGACTCGACCACGGTGTTGTCCGCCCTCGGAAACAAGTACAGCGCGGAAATCCTCTGTGCGGCGGGGACGCCGAAGTCCGCACAGGCGCTCAGCGAGGACGTCGAGATCCCGATCGCGACCTGTTATCGGCGGATCGAGGAACTCGTAGACGCGGGACTGTTGACATGTGAGGGCCGACGGCTCTCCGAGAAGGGGCGGCGCACGAACATCTACCGGCGGACGTTAGACGAGATCGAGATCGACTTCTCGGACGACGCCCCCGACTGTTCGAAGAAACGGCGTACAGAGGCGAAAAACCGGCTGCAGGATCAACTCGACGACTGA
- a CDS encoding 6-pyruvoyl trahydropterin synthase family protein, producing MTETAGRLEREESSETEAGDLVGSRRVLRVGHERPIRISTGHRLLHHDGKCSRPHGHNYEIAVTVEGELTEEGWIADKGQITGVIEEWDHVFLLEAGDPLVEAFEAAGDGDGVVVLEHPPTAEVMSALLEEKLEAALPDTVTDVAVRVSETSELCGGSGF from the coding sequence ATGACCGAGACAGCGGGTCGCCTCGAGCGCGAGGAGTCGTCCGAAACGGAAGCCGGGGACCTCGTCGGGAGCCGGCGGGTCCTCCGGGTCGGCCACGAGCGGCCGATCCGGATCAGTACGGGCCATCGCCTGCTCCACCACGACGGGAAGTGTTCTCGGCCCCACGGCCACAACTACGAGATCGCCGTCACCGTCGAGGGCGAACTGACCGAAGAGGGGTGGATCGCCGACAAGGGCCAGATCACCGGCGTCATCGAGGAGTGGGACCACGTGTTCCTGCTCGAGGCCGGTGACCCGCTGGTCGAGGCCTTCGAGGCCGCGGGCGACGGCGACGGCGTCGTCGTTCTCGAGCATCCGCCGACGGCCGAGGTGATGAGCGCCCTCTTAGAGGAGAAACTCGAGGCGGCCCTTCCCGACACCGTCACGGACGTCGCGGTGCGGGTGAGCGAGACGAGCGAACTCTGCGGGGGGAGCGGGTTCTGA
- a CDS encoding 7-carboxy-7-deazaguanine synthase QueE — MPVSDSVDAESTGTGDRGDATEGRDGDVPTLPINELFASLQGEGTLAGVPSTFVRTSGCNLRCWFCDSYHTSWEPTHAMMSLEEIVAEVEARDADHVVLTGGEPLLHEESVALLERLDDRGYHTTVETNGTIHRDAPIDLASISPKLESSTPTPERDPRGEIPSESQGEGGWEKRHENARIDLEALSALVEAYPFQLKFVVTDDDDMPEILELLEDLRGVADVPVRDEDVLLMPEGATRERLAETRNRTAELAMEYGFRYTPRLHVDLWNDAPET; from the coding sequence ATGCCGGTATCGGATTCGGTCGACGCGGAGTCGACGGGGACGGGCGATCGCGGAGACGCGACCGAGGGACGTGACGGCGACGTCCCCACACTCCCGATCAACGAACTGTTCGCCTCCCTGCAGGGGGAGGGGACCCTCGCCGGCGTCCCCTCGACGTTCGTCCGCACGAGCGGCTGTAACCTCCGGTGCTGGTTCTGCGACTCCTACCACACCTCCTGGGAGCCGACCCACGCGATGATGAGCCTCGAGGAGATCGTCGCCGAGGTCGAAGCCCGCGACGCCGACCACGTCGTACTCACCGGGGGCGAACCCCTGCTCCACGAGGAGAGCGTCGCCCTGCTCGAGCGCCTCGACGACCGAGGGTACCACACTACCGTCGAGACCAACGGGACGATCCATCGGGACGCGCCGATCGACCTCGCCTCGATCAGCCCGAAACTCGAGAGCAGCACGCCCACGCCCGAGCGGGACCCGAGAGGCGAGATTCCGAGCGAATCTCAGGGCGAGGGCGGATGGGAGAAGCGCCACGAGAACGCGCGGATCGACCTCGAGGCGCTTTCCGCGCTCGTCGAGGCGTACCCCTTCCAGCTGAAGTTCGTCGTCACCGACGACGACGATATGCCGGAGATCCTCGAGTTGCTCGAAGACCTGCGGGGCGTCGCCGACGTCCCCGTTCGCGACGAGGACGTCCTCCTGATGCCCGAGGGAGCGACCCGCGAGCGGCTCGCGGAGACCCGCAACCGGACCGCGGAGCTGGCGATGGAGTACGGCTTCCGGTACACGCCGCGACTGCACGTGGACCTGTGGAACGACGCGCCGGAGACCTGA
- the queC gene encoding 7-cyano-7-deazaguanine synthase QueC has product MTDTEPTPTDEVASNGTDEKRAVVLLSGGMDSATAAYEARDRGYEIYGLHTSYGQRTEDRELECARRLADEVDAADFLRIETGHLAAIGASSLTDDDMDVADADMDSDEIPSSYVPFRNANLLAMAVSYAEANDCDAVFIGAHSEDFSGYPDCRPEFFEAFENVVEVGTKPETEISIEAPFVEHSKTDIARRGEELEVPYEHTWSCYRENEPACGTCDACAYRLQAFQRIGVRDPIEYAERPSYVEGDERAEAE; this is encoded by the coding sequence ATGACCGACACCGAACCTACCCCGACCGACGAAGTCGCATCGAACGGAACCGACGAAAAGCGTGCCGTCGTCCTCCTCTCCGGCGGCATGGACAGCGCCACCGCCGCCTACGAGGCTCGCGACCGGGGCTACGAGATCTACGGCCTGCACACCTCCTACGGCCAGCGAACCGAGGACCGCGAACTCGAGTGTGCCCGCCGACTGGCCGACGAGGTCGACGCCGCGGACTTCCTGCGGATCGAGACCGGCCACCTCGCAGCGATCGGGGCCTCGAGTCTCACCGACGACGACATGGACGTCGCGGACGCGGACATGGACAGCGACGAGATCCCCTCCTCGTACGTCCCCTTCCGGAACGCGAACCTGCTCGCGATGGCCGTCTCCTACGCGGAGGCCAACGACTGCGACGCGGTCTTCATCGGCGCACACAGCGAGGACTTCTCGGGGTATCCGGACTGCCGGCCCGAGTTCTTCGAGGCCTTCGAGAACGTGGTCGAGGTCGGGACGAAACCCGAGACCGAAATCTCGATCGAGGCGCCGTTCGTCGAGCACTCGAAGACCGACATCGCTCGCCGCGGCGAGGAACTCGAGGTGCCCTACGAACACACCTGGAGCTGTTACCGCGAGAACGAACCGGCCTGTGGGACCTGCGACGCGTGCGCGTATCGGTTGCAGGCGTTCCAGCGGATCGGCGTCCGGGATCCGATCGAGTACGCCGAGCGGCCGTCCTACGTCGAAGGGGACGAACGCGCCGAGGCGGAGTGA